Proteins encoded in a region of the Panicum hallii strain FIL2 chromosome 3, PHallii_v3.1, whole genome shotgun sequence genome:
- the LOC112884055 gene encoding transcription factor TGAL5-like isoform X2: MYAAAGNLAARPLTLEIFPSWPMSHLQQPYSQGNSHSVGSTTDSSSGQNTMPQAELVSPGSMRADSGQQQEVLMVTVDDYNYEQGLGSAATTAPIFQQHTACQDKRKNGSTGKDGKLLDAKTERRLAQNREAARKSRLRKKAYVQQLETSRIRLQQVEHELQGARSQGLFPGGGSASGDSSSGAVMFDMEYARWLEDDSNLMMELQGIMQAQNLDANLDAIVEECVRHYDELFHLRAMLARSDVFHLMTGLWATTAERCFLWMGGFRPSEILKMLIPQLDPLTEQQLLGMCNLQRSSEQTEEALVQGLQQLHQSLADAVGASPLSDGASIGNYTALMALALDRLDTLESFYRQADNLRQQTLQHMRRLLTTRQAARCFLSIGEYRRRLRALSSVWASSRPRESFVAAAENVSPTATGTAEQAVHPYSNHSQFSGF; this comes from the exons ATGTATGCAGCAGCAGGAAACCTTGCAGCTAGGCCCCTCACACTGGAGATCTTCCCTTCATGGCCAATGAGTCATCTACAGCAGCCATACAGT CAGGGTAACTCGCACTCAGTAGGGAGCACCActgactcgagctcgggtcagAACACTATGCCGCAGGCCGAGTTGGTGTCCCCAGGAAGCATGAGGGCCGACTCTGGGCAGCAACAGGAGGTTTTGATGGTGACCGTTGATGACTACAACTACGAGCAGGGACTAGGATCGGCAGCAACCACCGCTCCAATCTTTCAGCAGCATACAGCATGCCAAGACAAG AGGAAGAATGGATCCACAGGGAAAGATGGCAAACTCTTAGACGCCAAG ACTGAAAGGCGATTGGCTCAGAACCGAGAAGCTGCAAGAAAGAGCAGGCTGAGAAAAAAG GCCTATGTGCAGCAGTTAGAGACAAGTCGGATTAGGCTTCAACAAGTCGAGCATGAACTACAGGGGGCACGTTCACAG GGCCTGTTCCCAGGAGGAGGCAGCGCATCCGGAGATAGTAGTTCTG GCGCTGTGATGTTTGACATGGAGTACGCCCGATGGCTAGAAGATGACAGCAATCTCATGATGGAGCTCCAGGGCATTATGCAGGCTCAGAATCTCGACGCAAACCTTGATGCCATTGTTGAAGAGTGCGTGCGGCACTACGACGAGCTGTTCCACCTGAGGGCTATGCTTGCAAGATCCGACGTGTTCCACCTGATGACTGGCTTGTGGGCGACGACGGCTGAGCGATGCTTCCTCTGGATGGGCGGGTTCCGTCCTTCTGAAATCCTCAAG ATGCTGATACCTCAGCTCGATCCACTTACGGAGCAGCAGCTGCTGGGGATGTGCAACCTGCAACGGTCGTCGGAGCAGACCGAGGAGGCGCTCGTGCAAGGGCTCCAGCAGCTGCACCAGTCGCTGGCGGACGCGGTGGGCGCGAGTCCTCTCAGTGACGGCGCAAGTATTGGCAACTACACCGCTCTCATGGCCCTAGCGCTTGACAGGCTCGACACCCTCGAGAGCTTTTATCGTCAG GCGGACAACCTGAGGCAGCAGACCTTGCAGCACATGCGGCGGCTCCTGACCACCCGGCAGGCGGCGCGGTGCTTCCTCTCCATCGGCGAgtaccgccgccgcctgcgcgccctcAGCTCCGTCTGGGCCTCATCACGTCCCCGCGA GAGCTTCGTCGCGGCAGCGGAGAACGTCAGCCCTACAGCTACAGGGACGGCCGAGCAAGCCGTCCATCCGTACAGCAACCACAGCCAGTTTTCCGGTTTCTGA
- the LOC112884055 gene encoding transcription factor TGAL5-like isoform X1 produces MYAAAGNLAARPLTLEIFPSWPMSHLQQPYSQGNSHSVGSTTDSSSGQNTMPQAELVSPGSMRADSGQQQEVLMVTVDDYNYEQGLGSAATTAPIFQQHTACQDKRKNGSTGKDGKLLDAKTERRLAQNREAARKSRLRKKAYVQQLETSRIRLQQVEHELQGARSQGLFPGGGSASGDSSSGAVMFDMEYARWLEDDSNLMMELQGIMQAQNLDANLDAIVEECVRHYDELFHLRAMLARSDVFHLMTGLWATTAERCFLWMGGFRPSEILKMLIPQLDPLTEQQLLGMCNLQRSSEQTEEALVQGLQQLHQSLADAVGASPLSDGASIGNYTALMALALDRLDTLESFYRQLLDASFLEELISGKVQQKQGSFHQSRKTTNADNLRQQTLQHMRRLLTTRQAARCFLSIGEYRRRLRALSSVWASSRPRESFVAAAENVSPTATGTAEQAVHPYSNHSQFSGF; encoded by the exons ATGTATGCAGCAGCAGGAAACCTTGCAGCTAGGCCCCTCACACTGGAGATCTTCCCTTCATGGCCAATGAGTCATCTACAGCAGCCATACAGT CAGGGTAACTCGCACTCAGTAGGGAGCACCActgactcgagctcgggtcagAACACTATGCCGCAGGCCGAGTTGGTGTCCCCAGGAAGCATGAGGGCCGACTCTGGGCAGCAACAGGAGGTTTTGATGGTGACCGTTGATGACTACAACTACGAGCAGGGACTAGGATCGGCAGCAACCACCGCTCCAATCTTTCAGCAGCATACAGCATGCCAAGACAAG AGGAAGAATGGATCCACAGGGAAAGATGGCAAACTCTTAGACGCCAAG ACTGAAAGGCGATTGGCTCAGAACCGAGAAGCTGCAAGAAAGAGCAGGCTGAGAAAAAAG GCCTATGTGCAGCAGTTAGAGACAAGTCGGATTAGGCTTCAACAAGTCGAGCATGAACTACAGGGGGCACGTTCACAG GGCCTGTTCCCAGGAGGAGGCAGCGCATCCGGAGATAGTAGTTCTG GCGCTGTGATGTTTGACATGGAGTACGCCCGATGGCTAGAAGATGACAGCAATCTCATGATGGAGCTCCAGGGCATTATGCAGGCTCAGAATCTCGACGCAAACCTTGATGCCATTGTTGAAGAGTGCGTGCGGCACTACGACGAGCTGTTCCACCTGAGGGCTATGCTTGCAAGATCCGACGTGTTCCACCTGATGACTGGCTTGTGGGCGACGACGGCTGAGCGATGCTTCCTCTGGATGGGCGGGTTCCGTCCTTCTGAAATCCTCAAG ATGCTGATACCTCAGCTCGATCCACTTACGGAGCAGCAGCTGCTGGGGATGTGCAACCTGCAACGGTCGTCGGAGCAGACCGAGGAGGCGCTCGTGCAAGGGCTCCAGCAGCTGCACCAGTCGCTGGCGGACGCGGTGGGCGCGAGTCCTCTCAGTGACGGCGCAAGTATTGGCAACTACACCGCTCTCATGGCCCTAGCGCTTGACAGGCTCGACACCCTCGAGAGCTTTTATCGTCAG CTACTTGATGCTAGCTTTCTCGAGGAATTGATATCTGGAAAGGTCCAGCAGAAGCAAGGTTCTTTTCATCAGTCACGCAAAACAACAAAT GCGGACAACCTGAGGCAGCAGACCTTGCAGCACATGCGGCGGCTCCTGACCACCCGGCAGGCGGCGCGGTGCTTCCTCTCCATCGGCGAgtaccgccgccgcctgcgcgccctcAGCTCCGTCTGGGCCTCATCACGTCCCCGCGA GAGCTTCGTCGCGGCAGCGGAGAACGTCAGCCCTACAGCTACAGGGACGGCCGAGCAAGCCGTCCATCCGTACAGCAACCACAGCCAGTTTTCCGGTTTCTGA
- the LOC112887584 gene encoding cell division protein FtsZ homolog 2-2, chloroplastic-like, with translation MAAQLVFSNASSCRCPLGISPKNVRKTLLGESARNFQRKKWFSSGSYRSSRLECSANSRRAGPRRTKDTLYDIHPEISLLYGEDNGAATVSSKEQGVDAAAERLVDAPASYRYNEPRIKVIGVGGGGSNAVNRMIESSMKGVEFWIVNTDFQAMRVSPIDPENRLQIGLELTRGLGAGGNPEIGMNAAKESQELVEQAVAGADMVFVTAGMGGGTGTGGAPIIAGIAKSMGILTVGIVTTPFSFEGRRRALQAQEGIASLRSNVDTLIVIPNDKLLTAVSPNTPVTEAFNLADDILRQGVRGISDIITVPGLVNVDFADVRSVMSDAGSSLMGIGTATGKTRARDAALNAIQSPLLDIGIERATGIVWNITGGNDLTLTEVNAAAEVIYDLVDPGANLIFGSVIDPSYTGQVSITLIATGFKRQEESENQSSQAGGDSDRRQSGWFFPTSQEEGPGLQIPEFLQRKGRSGFPRV, from the exons ATGGCAGCGCAGCTAGTTTTTTCCAATGCTTCCAGTTGCCGATGCCCATTAGGCATTTCACCGAAAAATGTTAGGAAGACGCTTCTTGGTGAAAGTGCAAGAAATTTTCAGAGAAAGAAGTGGTTTTCTAGTGGTTCATATCGCTCTTCTCGATTGGAGTGCTCTGCAAACTCCCGTCGAGCAGGGCCAAGGCGTACCAAGGATACCTTATATGACATTCACCCTGAGATCTCCTTGCTTTATGGAGAGGATAATGGTGCAGCTACTGTATCCAGCAAGGAGCAGGGTGTTGACGCTGCAGCTGAAAGATTGGTAGACGCTCCTGCCTCTTACCGCTACAATGAGCCCAGGATTAAAGTCATTGGCGTTGGAGGTGGTGGCTCCAATGCTGTGAACAGGATGATTGAGAGCTCCATGAAGGGCGTAGAATTCTGGATTGTGAACACTGATTTTCAGGCTATGCGGGTATCGCCCATTGACCCGGAAAATAGGTTACAGATTGGCCTGGAACTGACACGTGGTCTTGGTGCTGGTGGGAACCCAGAAATCGGCATGAATGCAGCCAAGGAAAGCCAGGAGTTGGTAGAACAGGCAGTTGCTGGTGCTGATATGGTTTTTGTGACG GCTGGAATGGGCGGTGGGACAGGCACTGGTGGGGCGCCTATTATTGCAGGGATTGCTAAGTCCATGGGTATATTAACTGTTGGAATCGTGACAACCCCATTTTCATTCGAGGGAAGAAGGCGAGCTCTTCAAGCACAAGAAGGAATTGCATCATTGAGAAGCAATGTTGATACACTGATCGTAATTCCAAATGACAAGTTACTCACTGCTGTATCCCCAAATACTCCTGTGACAGAAGCATTCAATTTGGCAGATGATATCCTTCGGCAAGGTGTCCGTGGGATCTCAGATATAATCACT GTGCCAGGTTTGGTGAATGTAGACTTTGCTGATGTTCGGTCAGTTATGTCAGATGCAGGTTCATCATTGATGGGCATTGGAACAGCAACAG GTAAGACACGAGCCAGAGATGCCGCACTTAATGCCATACAGTCTCCTCTACTTGATATTGGTATTGAGAGAGCTACTGGAATTGTATGGAATATCACTGGAGGGAATGATCTGACCTTGACAGAG GTGAACGCGGCAGCTGAAGTAATCTACGATCTTGTCGACCCTGGTGCAAATTTGATTTTTGGCTCTGTTATAGATCCATCATACACTGGCCAA GTGAGCATAACTCTGATTGCAACTGGATTCAAACGCCAGGAGGAAAGTGAGAATCAATCTTCGCAG GCTGGGGGAGACAGCGACCGCCGTCAATCGGGTTGGTTTTTTCCCACTTCCCAGGAGGAAGGTCCTGGATTGCAGATCCCAGAGTTCCTGCAGAGGAAAGGCCGTTCAGGGTTCCCGCGAGTCTGA
- the LOC112887635 gene encoding uncharacterized protein LOC112887635 isoform X1, with protein MAEGFGRWESDPLFPAAECVQDSADRMEGVYRLLLHERKVMQDGTSDAKLHAPIQYERDVITALGTTKWQLEQFEREVNAAAFSDKSKTRENAILKFRQFIRAIAEQISQVEESLENLSIGSNRTPKHLHSSEYDGDGLASFLSGTSKDDHVYHSTSADEIVELKLDDVPLVSGYHSTQEHRTYEHKNSEKDVEGAGKLKCSCGENACEGGHNNSSMYSLDADDSVGRRLFDKNKLSRQYRSFIRNLWFTKRGRESFTKRRKDGEDMDSLRNGHTLPSFNLPQSGRAMYFWPEVIKGRLSRSEYFTDRNRPQIRLVTSVLIALAVLCQDNFHEICPPIYLR; from the exons ATGGCGGAGGGCTTCGGCCGGTGGGAGTCGGATCCGCTCTTCCCCGCCGCCGAGTGCGTGCAGGACTCCGCCGACAG gatGGAGGGTGTCTACCGCCTGCTCCTGCATGAAAGGAAAGTTATGCAGGATGGCACTTCAGATGCAAAGCTTCATGCTCCGATACAGTACGAGAGAGATGTGATTACTGCTCTTGGAACTACCAAATGGCAG CTGGAGCAATTTGAGAGGGAGGTAAATGCAGCTGCATTCTCTGACAAGTCAAAGACGAGAGAAAATGCAATCTTAAAATTTAGACAATTCATTAGAGCTATTGCGGAGCAGATTTCTCAGGTGGAAGAAAGTTTGGAGAATCTTAGCATCGGTTCTAATAGAACTCCAAAACATTTACACTCTAGTGAATATGATGGAGATGGACTGGCATCCTTTCTTTCTGGTACCAGCAAGGATGACCATGTGTATCATTCCACTAGTGCAGATGAAATTGTTGAGCTTAAGCTCGACGATGTACCTTTGGTAAGTGGCTATCATTCCACCCAAGAACATAGAACATATGAACACAAGAATTCAGAAAAAGATGTGGAAGGAGCAGGCAAGCTTAAATGTTCATGTGGAGAAAATGCATGTGAAGGGGGTCATAACAATAGCAGTATGTATAGTTTGGACGCTGATGATTCTGTAGGTAGGAGACTCTTTGACAAAAACAAACTGAGTAGGCAATACCGTAGTTTTATAAGAAACTTATGGTTTACAAAGCGGGGTCGTGAAAGCTTTACAAAGAGGAGGAAGGATGGAGAAGATATGGATAGCTTGAGAAATGGACACACACTACCTTCCTTCAATCTACCGCAATCTGGAAGG GCTATGTATTTCTGGCCAGAGGTCATCAAGGGGAGATTAAGTAGATCTGAGTATTTTACAGATCGTAATCGTCCTCAGATACGTTTGGTGACATCAGTACTAATTGCACTAGCTGTTCTCT GCCAGGATAATTTTCATGAGATCTGCCCTCCCATTTATCTGAGGTGA
- the LOC112887635 gene encoding uncharacterized protein LOC112887635 isoform X2 — translation MAEGFGRWESDPLFPAAECVQDSADRMEGVYRLLLHERKVMQDGTSDAKLHAPIQYERDVITALGTTKWQLEQFEREVNAAAFSDKSKTRENAILKFRQFIRAIAEQISQVEESLENLSIGSNRTPKHLHSSEYDGDGLASFLSGTSKDDHVYHSTSADEIVELKLDDVPLVSGYHSTQEHRTYEHKNSEKDVEGAGKLKCSCGENACEGGHNNSSMYSLDADDSVGRRLFDKNKLSRQYRSFIRNLWFTKRGRESFTKRRKDGEDMDSLRNGHTLPSFNLPQSGRAMYFWPEVIKGRLSRSEYFTDRNRPQIRLVTSVLIALAVLCLLVSHVR, via the exons ATGGCGGAGGGCTTCGGCCGGTGGGAGTCGGATCCGCTCTTCCCCGCCGCCGAGTGCGTGCAGGACTCCGCCGACAG gatGGAGGGTGTCTACCGCCTGCTCCTGCATGAAAGGAAAGTTATGCAGGATGGCACTTCAGATGCAAAGCTTCATGCTCCGATACAGTACGAGAGAGATGTGATTACTGCTCTTGGAACTACCAAATGGCAG CTGGAGCAATTTGAGAGGGAGGTAAATGCAGCTGCATTCTCTGACAAGTCAAAGACGAGAGAAAATGCAATCTTAAAATTTAGACAATTCATTAGAGCTATTGCGGAGCAGATTTCTCAGGTGGAAGAAAGTTTGGAGAATCTTAGCATCGGTTCTAATAGAACTCCAAAACATTTACACTCTAGTGAATATGATGGAGATGGACTGGCATCCTTTCTTTCTGGTACCAGCAAGGATGACCATGTGTATCATTCCACTAGTGCAGATGAAATTGTTGAGCTTAAGCTCGACGATGTACCTTTGGTAAGTGGCTATCATTCCACCCAAGAACATAGAACATATGAACACAAGAATTCAGAAAAAGATGTGGAAGGAGCAGGCAAGCTTAAATGTTCATGTGGAGAAAATGCATGTGAAGGGGGTCATAACAATAGCAGTATGTATAGTTTGGACGCTGATGATTCTGTAGGTAGGAGACTCTTTGACAAAAACAAACTGAGTAGGCAATACCGTAGTTTTATAAGAAACTTATGGTTTACAAAGCGGGGTCGTGAAAGCTTTACAAAGAGGAGGAAGGATGGAGAAGATATGGATAGCTTGAGAAATGGACACACACTACCTTCCTTCAATCTACCGCAATCTGGAAGG GCTATGTATTTCTGGCCAGAGGTCATCAAGGGGAGATTAAGTAGATCTGAGTATTTTACAGATCGTAATCGTCCTCAGATACGTTTGGTGACATCAGTACTAATTGCACTAGCTGTTCTCT GCTTGCTGGTATCCCATGTGAGGTGA
- the LOC112887635 gene encoding uncharacterized protein LOC112887635 isoform X3 produces the protein MAGSNSRAFHIESSTTLSPLEQFEREVNAAAFSDKSKTRENAILKFRQFIRAIAEQISQVEESLENLSIGSNRTPKHLHSSEYDGDGLASFLSGTSKDDHVYHSTSADEIVELKLDDVPLVSGYHSTQEHRTYEHKNSEKDVEGAGKLKCSCGENACEGGHNNSSMYSLDADDSVGRRLFDKNKLSRQYRSFIRNLWFTKRGRESFTKRRKDGEDMDSLRNGHTLPSFNLPQSGRAMYFWPEVIKGRLSRSEYFTDRNRPQIRLVTSVLIALAVLCQDNFHEICPPIYLR, from the exons ATGGCAGGTTCAAACAGTCGAGCTTTCCATATAGAGTCTTCAACCACTCTCAGCCCT CTGGAGCAATTTGAGAGGGAGGTAAATGCAGCTGCATTCTCTGACAAGTCAAAGACGAGAGAAAATGCAATCTTAAAATTTAGACAATTCATTAGAGCTATTGCGGAGCAGATTTCTCAGGTGGAAGAAAGTTTGGAGAATCTTAGCATCGGTTCTAATAGAACTCCAAAACATTTACACTCTAGTGAATATGATGGAGATGGACTGGCATCCTTTCTTTCTGGTACCAGCAAGGATGACCATGTGTATCATTCCACTAGTGCAGATGAAATTGTTGAGCTTAAGCTCGACGATGTACCTTTGGTAAGTGGCTATCATTCCACCCAAGAACATAGAACATATGAACACAAGAATTCAGAAAAAGATGTGGAAGGAGCAGGCAAGCTTAAATGTTCATGTGGAGAAAATGCATGTGAAGGGGGTCATAACAATAGCAGTATGTATAGTTTGGACGCTGATGATTCTGTAGGTAGGAGACTCTTTGACAAAAACAAACTGAGTAGGCAATACCGTAGTTTTATAAGAAACTTATGGTTTACAAAGCGGGGTCGTGAAAGCTTTACAAAGAGGAGGAAGGATGGAGAAGATATGGATAGCTTGAGAAATGGACACACACTACCTTCCTTCAATCTACCGCAATCTGGAAGG GCTATGTATTTCTGGCCAGAGGTCATCAAGGGGAGATTAAGTAGATCTGAGTATTTTACAGATCGTAATCGTCCTCAGATACGTTTGGTGACATCAGTACTAATTGCACTAGCTGTTCTCT GCCAGGATAATTTTCATGAGATCTGCCCTCCCATTTATCTGAGGTGA